The following are encoded in a window of Haematobia irritans isolate KBUSLIRL unplaced genomic scaffold, ASM5000362v1 scaffold_16, whole genome shotgun sequence genomic DNA:
- the LOC142242459 gene encoding putative ATP-dependent RNA helicase DDX43 isoform X1, whose amino-acid sequence MIYGEGNRHERIGCVGDEAHRILDMGFEPQIRKISLDIRPDKQPVMTSARSPTFYRRLFEQSHTDSISGEVNNLIATDIASCDLVIEDITHVINFQFRNIEEYSNSAMFSYRTRSDWGIASELIPIPEEAGQDTPSGSRPWQNLLLKPKNALLKKHINLIERNVVE is encoded by the exons atgatttatggagaaGGCAATCGCCATGAACGaattggatgtgttggag atgaagctcatcgtattttggatatgggttttgaacctcagattcggaagatatcattggatatacggcccgataaacaacccgtaatgacaagtgctaggagtccgacattttaccgacggttatttgaacaatcccataccg ataGTATCTCTGGTGAAGTAAACAATCTTATAGCAACTGATATCGCCTCATGTGACCTGGTCATAGaagatataacccatgtcatcaatttccagttccgaaatatcgaagaatacagtaacagtgctatgtttagttatagaactcgatccgattggggcatagcatcggaattaattcctatacctgaagaagctggtcagGATACACCATCTGGCTCCCGACCATGGCAgaaccttttgctaaaaccaaagaacgctctgctgaagaagcacataaatttaatcgAACGCAATGTGGTAGAGTAG